From a region of the Acinetobacter calcoaceticus genome:
- a CDS encoding pyridoxal phosphate-dependent aminotransferase — MDVRLSDRVNAIKPSPTLAVTNKAAELKAAGKNVIGLGAGEPDFDTPQHIKDAAIEAINNGFTKYTAVDGTPGLKKAIIAKFKRDNNLDYQANQILVSCGGKQSFFNLALALLNKGDEVIIPAPFWVSYPDMVIIAEGTPVIVKCGEDQRFKITPEQLEAAITPNTRLVVLNSPSNPTGMIYSKAELEALAEVLRRHPQVFVASDDMYEPIRWEDEFYNIATVAPDLYDRTIVLNGVSKAYAMTGWRIGYAAGPAKIIGAMKKIQSQSTSNPTSISQVAAEAALNGPQDVLQPMIKAFKRRHDLVVNGLNDIKGISCLPADGAFYAYANIRPLIRAKGLKSCTEFSEWLLEETGVAVVPGDAFGLGGFMRISYATADEVLVDALARIKKAADSIEGVDAAIASIEAEKAAK; from the coding sequence GTGGACGTACGTCTTTCTGATCGTGTCAATGCTATCAAACCGTCCCCTACACTTGCTGTAACCAACAAAGCTGCTGAACTTAAAGCTGCTGGCAAGAACGTGATTGGTTTAGGTGCTGGCGAACCAGACTTTGATACCCCTCAACACATCAAAGATGCTGCAATTGAAGCGATTAATAATGGTTTCACCAAATATACGGCTGTAGATGGTACTCCTGGGTTAAAAAAAGCAATTATTGCTAAATTTAAACGTGATAATAATCTTGATTATCAAGCGAATCAGATTTTGGTTTCATGTGGTGGTAAGCAAAGCTTCTTTAACTTGGCACTTGCTCTATTAAACAAAGGCGATGAAGTTATCATTCCAGCACCGTTCTGGGTAAGCTATCCAGATATGGTCATTATTGCTGAAGGTACTCCAGTCATTGTGAAATGTGGTGAAGACCAACGTTTCAAAATTACTCCTGAACAATTAGAAGCGGCTATTACTCCTAACACTCGTTTAGTTGTACTAAACAGCCCATCTAACCCGACAGGTATGATCTATAGCAAAGCTGAATTAGAAGCTTTAGCTGAAGTATTACGTCGTCATCCACAAGTATTTGTTGCATCTGACGATATGTATGAACCAATTCGTTGGGAAGATGAGTTCTACAACATCGCAACTGTTGCTCCAGATTTATATGATCGTACGATTGTTTTAAATGGTGTGTCTAAAGCATATGCGATGACAGGTTGGCGTATTGGCTATGCAGCCGGCCCAGCAAAAATTATTGGCGCAATGAAAAAAATCCAGTCTCAATCAACTTCAAACCCAACTTCTATTTCACAAGTTGCTGCTGAAGCTGCATTGAATGGTCCTCAAGACGTACTTCAACCAATGATTAAAGCGTTCAAACGCCGTCATGACTTAGTTGTAAATGGCTTAAATGACATCAAAGGTATCTCTTGTTTACCTGCTGATGGTGCTTTCTATGCCTATGCAAACATTCGTCCTCTTATTCGTGCAAAAGGCTTAAAGTCTTGCACAGAGTTCTCTGAATGGTTACTAGAAGAAACTGGTGTAGCAGTAGTTCCTGGTGATGCATTTGGTCTAGGCGGTTTTATGCGTATTTCATATGCAACTGCTGATGAAGTACTTGTTGATGCGTTAGCACGTATCAAAAAAGCTGCTGACTCAATTGAAGGTGTAGACGCTGCAATTGCTTCTATTGAAGCTGAAAAAGCTGCAAAATAA
- the rarD gene encoding EamA family transporter RarD has translation MMFKGVSLSVMASITFGVLYFYTQLLSQLDSEQTFGWRIIATLPVLTLFMWWSGDLGYIKNIYQRILAKPSLLLLLITTSVLTSVQLWLFLWGPMHGRGLQVSLGYFLLPLVLVLAGSVLYGEKISKFQWVAIILAVIGVGHEIWRLGSIAWETALVAVGYSAYFLLRKTIKTDNLGGFWWDLVIILPIAIYLTHTGLLPYSKFIDQPSLALVIVGLGILSAIGLGSYILASRFLPLVVFGLLGYLEPVLLALASLVLGESIGQEEWFTYIPIWCAVFVLVLEGAVHLYQQRQKAKNLQLNIAKYQKRLKNDEFD, from the coding sequence ATGATGTTTAAAGGCGTGAGCTTGTCTGTCATGGCATCTATCACTTTTGGTGTACTTTATTTTTATACTCAATTATTAAGTCAGCTGGATAGTGAACAGACTTTTGGATGGCGGATTATTGCAACATTACCAGTTCTCACTTTGTTTATGTGGTGGAGTGGTGATTTAGGATATATAAAAAATATCTACCAGCGTATTTTGGCTAAGCCATCTTTATTATTGTTGTTAATCACAACCTCCGTTTTAACTTCGGTACAGCTTTGGCTTTTTTTATGGGGGCCAATGCACGGGCGTGGCTTACAAGTATCTTTAGGCTACTTTCTATTGCCACTTGTTCTTGTCTTGGCTGGAAGTGTGCTGTATGGCGAAAAAATATCAAAATTTCAATGGGTCGCAATTATTCTTGCCGTCATTGGCGTAGGCCATGAGATCTGGCGTTTAGGAAGTATCGCTTGGGAAACTGCATTGGTTGCGGTTGGCTATTCTGCCTATTTTTTATTACGTAAGACCATTAAAACAGACAATTTAGGCGGTTTTTGGTGGGACTTAGTTATTATTCTACCAATTGCAATTTATTTGACCCATACAGGTTTACTTCCTTATAGCAAATTTATAGACCAGCCAAGTCTTGCTTTGGTCATTGTTGGGCTTGGAATTTTAAGTGCTATTGGTTTAGGAAGCTATATTCTGGCAAGTCGCTTTTTACCATTAGTTGTGTTTGGACTTTTAGGATATTTAGAACCTGTATTACTTGCTCTAGCTTCTTTAGTTTTAGGGGAGAGTATTGGCCAAGAAGAATGGTTCACTTATATTCCGATCTGGTGCGCGGTATTTGTGTTGGTTTTAGAAGGTGCAGTACACCTTTATCAGCAACGTCAAAAAGCCAAAAATTTGCAGCTCAACATCGCGAAATATCAAAAAAGATTAAAAAATGATGAGTTTGATTAG
- a CDS encoding lipocalin family protein, translating to MAFRNNVPQASWRLGKIALGGIVLAGLAVGTYVYAQPKPLQTVYKVELDRYLGVWYEVARKPAFFQKKCAYNVSATYTLNENGNVVVDNRCYDNRKQLQQSIGEAFVVNPPYNTKLKVSFLPEAVRWIPVIRGDYWILKIDEDYQTVLVGEPSRKYLWVLSRTPHPEQEVVDEYLNYAKTLGFDIRDVIRTEHQE from the coding sequence ATGGCATTTCGAAATAATGTTCCGCAAGCCAGTTGGCGTTTGGGTAAAATTGCGTTGGGCGGCATCGTTTTGGCTGGTTTAGCTGTTGGAACGTATGTCTATGCTCAACCAAAACCCTTGCAAACTGTTTATAAAGTTGAACTGGACCGATATTTAGGTGTCTGGTATGAAGTTGCCCGTAAGCCTGCATTTTTTCAAAAAAAATGTGCTTACAACGTATCTGCAACTTACACCTTAAATGAAAATGGCAATGTGGTTGTAGATAATCGCTGTTATGACAATAGAAAACAATTACAGCAATCTATTGGTGAAGCCTTTGTGGTAAATCCGCCATATAACACGAAATTGAAGGTGAGTTTCTTACCCGAAGCTGTGAGATGGATTCCCGTTATTCGTGGAGATTACTGGATTTTAAAAATAGATGAAGACTATCAAACTGTTTTAGTCGGAGAACCTTCTCGTAAATATCTGTGGGTATTATCAAGAACACCTCATCCTGAACAAGAAGTGGTTGATGAATATCTAAATTATGCAAAAACCTTAGGTTTTGATATTCGCGATGTTATCCGTACAGAACATCAAGAATAA
- the uvrB gene encoding excinuclease ABC subunit UvrB, which produces MNENQPFDLVTHYQPAGDQPQAIEKLVSGIEHGFRNQLLLGVTGSGKTYTMANVIAQTQRPTIVMAHNKTLAAQLYGEFKSFFPNNAVEYFVSYYDYYQPEAYVPSSDTFIEKDSAINDHIDQMRLSATRALLERRDAIIVASVSAIYGLGDPNAYMQMLLHVVEGDRVSRDEIIRRLVEMQYTRNELEFLRGTYRIRGEIIDIFPAESDQHAIRIELFDDEVDSIRWFDPLTGKMVRKVSRITIYPKSHYVTPKDHLTRAIDTIKDELQDQLKFFREHDKLLEAQRIEQRTRYDLEMMQQLGYTNGIENYSRHLSGRPSGEAPPTLFDYIPEDALLIIDESHVTVPQIGAMYKGDRSRKENLVNYGFRLPSALDNRPMKFEEWERIVPTTIFVSATPAKYELEKSDQIVEQVVRPTGLIDPEIEIRPVLTQVDDVLSEINIRKNLNERVLITTLTKRMAEDLTSYLKEYGVKVAYLHSDIDTVERVKIIHELRTGVFDVLVGINLLREGLDMPEVSLVAILDADKEGFLRSERSLIQTIGRAARNVKGKAILYADRITDSMQKAIDETDRRRAKQIEFNELHGITPRSAVRQVIKEIDSGEVLSDDEIDEKVLEQAQALSADERHILSDPKLFSKHITKLEKDMLKASKDLQFEQAARIRDDIIRLKAQMLQ; this is translated from the coding sequence TTGAACGAAAATCAACCTTTTGATTTGGTCACTCATTATCAGCCAGCAGGTGATCAGCCACAGGCAATTGAAAAGCTGGTCAGTGGTATCGAACATGGTTTTCGTAATCAGTTATTGCTAGGGGTAACAGGTTCGGGTAAGACCTATACCATGGCAAATGTGATCGCCCAAACACAGCGACCTACAATTGTGATGGCCCATAACAAAACTTTGGCTGCCCAGCTTTATGGTGAGTTTAAATCTTTCTTCCCCAATAATGCGGTTGAATATTTTGTAAGTTATTACGATTACTACCAGCCAGAAGCTTACGTTCCATCTTCGGATACGTTTATTGAAAAAGATTCAGCCATTAATGATCACATTGATCAGATGCGATTATCGGCAACACGAGCTTTATTAGAACGTCGTGATGCAATTATTGTGGCATCAGTGTCTGCAATTTATGGTTTGGGTGACCCGAATGCCTATATGCAAATGTTGCTGCATGTGGTTGAGGGCGACCGAGTAAGTCGTGATGAAATCATCCGCCGATTGGTTGAAATGCAATATACGCGTAATGAACTTGAATTTTTACGTGGTACTTATCGAATTCGTGGCGAAATTATTGATATTTTCCCAGCAGAATCCGATCAACATGCAATTCGTATTGAACTATTTGATGATGAGGTCGACTCAATCCGTTGGTTTGACCCGCTAACAGGTAAAATGGTTCGTAAAGTTTCTCGGATAACGATTTATCCGAAAAGCCATTATGTAACACCAAAAGATCATTTAACCCGTGCCATCGATACAATTAAAGATGAATTACAAGATCAGCTCAAATTCTTCCGTGAACATGACAAATTGCTCGAAGCACAGCGCATTGAACAACGGACACGCTACGATTTAGAAATGATGCAACAGTTGGGCTATACCAATGGTATCGAAAACTATTCACGTCATTTGTCTGGACGTCCATCTGGTGAAGCGCCGCCGACTTTATTTGACTATATTCCAGAAGATGCTTTACTGATTATTGACGAATCACACGTTACTGTTCCGCAAATTGGAGCGATGTATAAAGGTGACCGATCACGTAAAGAAAACTTAGTGAATTATGGGTTCCGTTTACCAAGTGCGCTTGATAACCGTCCTATGAAATTTGAAGAATGGGAGCGTATTGTACCGACGACCATTTTTGTAAGTGCAACACCTGCTAAATATGAATTAGAAAAGTCAGACCAAATCGTTGAACAGGTGGTACGTCCAACAGGTCTCATCGATCCTGAGATTGAAATTCGTCCTGTCTTAACCCAAGTAGATGATGTTCTTTCTGAAATTAATATTCGTAAAAACTTGAATGAAAGGGTATTAATTACCACTTTAACAAAGCGTATGGCAGAAGACCTGACTTCTTATTTAAAAGAATATGGCGTTAAGGTTGCTTATCTCCACTCAGATATTGATACGGTTGAACGTGTCAAAATTATTCATGAACTACGTACAGGTGTATTTGATGTTTTAGTCGGTATTAACCTATTACGTGAAGGTCTGGATATGCCTGAAGTTTCTTTGGTTGCTATTTTAGATGCAGATAAAGAGGGCTTTTTACGTTCTGAACGTTCACTTATTCAAACAATTGGTCGTGCTGCACGTAATGTGAAAGGTAAAGCAATTTTATATGCTGACCGAATTACCGATTCTATGCAAAAAGCAATAGATGAAACTGATCGCCGTAGAGCTAAACAAATTGAGTTTAATGAGCTGCATGGTATTACGCCACGTAGTGCTGTCCGTCAGGTTATCAAAGAAATTGACTCTGGTGAGGTACTTTCAGATGATGAGATTGATGAAAAAGTACTTGAACAAGCACAAGCATTGAGTGCCGACGAAAGACATATTCTTTCAGATCCAAAATTGTTTAGTAAACATATTACTAAGCTTGAAAAAGATATGTTAAAGGCCTCGAAAGATCTACAGTTCGAACAAGCAGCGCGGATACGTGATGATATCATTCGATTAAAAGCGCAGATGTTGCAATAA